Sequence from the Ursus arctos isolate Adak ecotype North America unplaced genomic scaffold, UrsArc2.0 scaffold_20, whole genome shotgun sequence genome:
ataataataataataataaaagagggGGAGTAATAATACCTATTCctcagaggagaaaaaagttGGATCAAATGAAAAGGCAGGTATATAAATGCAGATTATGAAAATTTCAAATCTCCActcacatgttaaaaaaaaacaaaaagctcctCGCTTTCCAGCCCTTAACATTGCTTTAGAAATTAACAAAGCCCTTCCACGAAAATTCTAAAGCAAGAttaggcaaggggaaaaaaagaaaaaaaaaaaaacgcaaaaaTTTCAATAGGTGAAAATCCCAAACAAATGTGAAAGCTCGTCCTAGAATGTTGTCTGGGAAGTGTCTGGTTATGTATGTCCTGTTCAAAGATGACCATGCAAATATGAATAAAAGTTGCACTTACGAATCATAGTTGTCTCTGaagccttttgcaaaggggttatGATCAATCTTTAGTTGAGTTATCtagagaggggagaaaaacagTCAGTCGTCGAGGGCCTTATCAGACTGGACCTAGCTGCAGAGATTCCTGGGACATTCGGGACACTCACATCAGTGTTTTGGTAGGCAGTCACCGCAATGAACTGCGTTTCGGAGAAGGTAAAGGTCTGGGTCTTTGAGGGCTCGTTCAGGTCTTCCACACCTTCCTCGGTCACCTCCACAATGTGCAGTCTGGGTTGGTACTTGTGTAAAGACTGCAACACGATCATCTGGAAATGGTACAGAAAAAGAGCTGCCGAATCCAAAAGTCTCTTAGAGGTAAATCTTGACAAACTGCATGTTTTGGAATGGGACTCCTGCTTGTTCCCCACTGACAGTTACCTTTTTCTATAGCCATTTTTAAGATCGTATCATTGCTGCTTTTGAAACTTAAAACCTAGCTGGCTGGGTACGTGTGTTTGATAAACACTCTTGCCTCTTAGTTTATTAAATCCCCCAAAGACTTAAGTATTTCTTCTCCTAACAGTCAACTCACTGTTAACTGAAATCTAGTGAAAATGAGAAaggtctaaagaaaaaaaaaaggttaaaactAGGTGAGCAAACAAGTCACAACTGCAGATTTACAAATACAGCGAAGAGTATGGAAACTTGGTAGGAAAAGAGATCTATGGCCAGAAGCCACCCCGTCCTCTGTCACTCTACCTGGGTGTTGTTGTTATTTGCGCCTTTGTTATTGGTGAGTTTTAATTTCCCAAAGGAAATCTCCTGTCTCATCCAGTGGGAACCAGTATTAGGAGACTCTGGGTGAACATACATTTTGTTGcctaagagaaaatgaaacaaaacacaaaacccaagCAGATAGGGCTGATTACACATGGACATAGGGGAGGGATGTCTGTTACTTCCGGGCAAAGATTTAAGAGCTAGTCTTCAGGCCCAAGTCTCCCCAGTGCTGGCTCTCCACCTAGACTCCATGGGCAGCCCTCCCAGGGCCCCTGTGCTTCTGGCCTTCCTTGGACAAGGCAGTCATCTTAACGCtacctcaaaatacataaaaggaGCCACCAGGAGATGTCTCTTGAAGGTCAATTTGGGGCCTTCTAAAGCTGGAAAAGCGACATCTGATGGAAAGTGATCGGGTTTTCATGGGTGGACTCAACCTTGGGGAAGTCTTTCTCAAGTGGAGGTTGGAGTGTCAGGAGTCCTTTCCACCCAGAAGAATTTAGTAGGAGTTGGTgcgggagggtggggaagagtgGGGCCATGGCTAAAGTACCAACGTTTATCTTCCTAGGCAAGAGATCTGACTTGgcaattctctccctctctccacgaTGCAAACAGTCAACATCAAGAAACTCATACTAACACCTCTAGGCCCCGGATGGAGGGGCAAGTACTCAATTTAAACGTGAGTTTTCGGAGTCAAGAGTTCAccgcccacccctccctgcctgggcCTCTTCTCTGCTCACCCTGCATGTTATTGTCCGCTTTGCCGCAGGTCACCCACTTGCCCCCCTGGAATCGCCAGTGGTTGGGGTCGGCCAGCACCACTTCCACAAACACGTTGTAGTGGGCCGTGGGGTTGAGTCCGTTTATGTTGAAGCTCAGGAAAGGAAACATGCGCCTGTCCAAGGGAATAGAAGCAGGATAAGCGATCGAAACCCGGATGCCCGGGAGCAGGCCCGCGCCAGACCAGGTTCGCCGGCACCTGGGGTAGGTCAGAGTAGGGCATCGAAAAGCCTACAGAAAGAACCGAATACCAGGTCCATAAAGTGGCCCCTACTCTGCAAAATCCTTGAGTTGTCAACTCTGGGAACATCTCTTTTTCTGAAACAATTTGCCCCCAAAGTCAGTATTTCCCAAATTGAGGTGCTACTGCACGCTCTCCCCACtcaagtcttcatttttcttccagaatGTTAAAAATCATTCGTTTTTCTACGTTTAAGTACCAGAGAACAACGTTCAGTCGTTCGTGTTAAAATTTTTAGATTGTACTCCTCAGGTTAAAAGTTCCCCTTGAACGCCCCTCTCCCAGCACCCACCCCTCATTTTCCCCATTCGCACCCACTGTTAACAGTTGGACGGGCATCAGAACTTTCTCACGTCCCGAACCCCACCAGGTCTGGCTCCAGGGCCTGCCTAACCAACTACCGGACCAACCAACCTTCCCATGCCCCTCTCCCCGAGGCGCCCCATGGAGACTCTGGCGCCTAAAACTGCGGGAGCCCATCTACTGCGCTCAGGAAGCCAACCTTTGCGCCTTTCCCCACCCGCAGCTCCTCACGGGTATGCAGGGACCAGCTCGGTATGCCGAGCGGGCGGGTCCAGTAAATCCAGCTTTGTGGACGAGCCCCAATTTCCATTTCCGCCTCCTTCTCGCCAGTCCAGGTGAGGGTGaccggaggggaggggaggggggtgggaaacaGCTGTAACATTAGCACATTGCACAAACCGGTCCGCGGACCGGGAGGGACACCCGATTGGAGATGCGCGCGGAAAAACACTCTCCAAGCAAATCGCGGAGCGAATGGGCACAGCTCCCTCACCCCCGGCCTTCCCCAGGACCACACAGTCACTTAATTGTCATTCACCTCGGGACCCCTCCGCGCTGCTCTCACCTGCCCTGTTTCGTAATGATCATCTCGGTTTGGTGGCGGTGGAATTTGAGCCACAGAGGCCGGTTGCACAGGTAGACGTGGGCACGGAAGCCGGAACCAGGAACCCCCAGCCCCCCCAATCCTCCGCAGGACCCCGCAGCTGCAGCCCCAGGGTACGGCCCATAGAGCGGAGCCCCCTGGCTGTACTGATAGGCCCCCGGGCCGCctgccccgccgccgccgccggcgccCGCTCCACTACTCGCGCCGGCTCCGGGGCCGAACTGTGCCCTCCCAGGTGGGCACATAGCCGCGGGGAAGCCGCCGGGGGGCAGCATGGAGCCGTAGGGGTAGCGCGCCCCGTTGGGAGCAGGGTACACAGATCCGTGGGGGGCCCCGGCCGCCGCCTGGTAGGGGAAGAGCGAGCAGGGCGCGGCCAGCTCGGAGCCCTGAGGCCCGGGGGACTGGAGGTAGTAGCGCTCCGAACTCAGGCTGTCCATGGAGTAGCgcgcggtggcggcggcggccgcggccgcggcggcggcagcggctgcTGAGGGCAGCTCCTCTTCCCCGCAGGGGGAGCCCTTGCGGCCGTCCGGGGGCCCGGGCTTGGCCACTGCCGCGGCGCTGGCGAAGGCGTCCCCGGCGTCCGCGTCACTGAGCATGGCCGCGGGGGCCCCCGCGCTGGCGGCTGTGGGTTCCCCGCTCCCAGTCTCGCACGAGAGGCTGCCAGGGAACTTCTTGGGCGCTTTGTCTAAGTCCAGCCTCTGAGGCGAGGGGGCCGCGCCAGGGAGGTGGCCTGCGCTCCCGCTGCCTCCGCCTCGCGCACTCTCCAGCGGGTAGAAGTGCGCGCCGGGCAGGTTCACCGAGCTCACCAAGAGCTGCTCCCCTAACTGCATGCTTTGCTAAGCGCAGACGGCAGCtggctgcttcctctcctcccgCGGCCTTAATATAAAGGCAGGATGGGGGAGCCAGCGCCCTCTTCCGAGGGGAAGGTAACTTCCCCTTCCTCCGGTGCTGGGGCTACCCACCTGGCCGCACGCGGGCCGCTAAGGCGCGCACCCGCGCGCCCTGAACCCAGCGTTCTTTCCGCGAGGAAAGAGCACTGAGTTTGAAGGCAGGAGGTGGAAATTGACCGAAAAgcactctccttttcctttcctgtcctTCTTGCCTCTCTGGACCCCCGTCCTCCTCCACACTCACACCCAGGAAGAAGAGGATTTAGATCTCTGTCCCCATCCACCAACCAGTGCTAGCCTTTCTGCCCTTCTCGACTGCCCAAGTGTGCGTCAAGTTGACCACTTGGAAACTTGCAGGCTGTCATTGGCTGCTTTATATATGTGCGGCCAGGGAGGGGCTTCGCGGCCCCACAGCCCTGGGACTCTCCTATTGGCTGACGGAGGTGACACTAATTCAATTAGGCATTTACTAATTGGATCATGTCTACTgcgactttcttttcctttagtcttttttttttttttttttttttttagactctgCCCTACTGTGAGAATCAATCCTGGTGTCCGTATTTTGCTGGAGTTTGGGGGAACAGGGTTTGGGGTCTCTGTAGCGGGGTCCTCTCTTGGCACAGAAGTCATCTCAGCACTCCGAGAGGAGCATGCGGGGGCGGAAGCAGGTTTTAGAGGCTGGCGCGAGAAAGGCTCTGCAAGCTGAAGGCTTGCAGGGAGGCACCAGTCTCTGAGGGTGGGGATCTGGGCAGAGTCGGAGAGAGGCCGAAGCGAGGTCCCTTTCCTCATCGGGGGCTGTAGCTTCAGGCACACTTTCCTCCCGATGGTGGAAGGCTCCCAGGCCTTCAACAGACAGGAACCGCATTTTGCTCTGTCCCACTCTTTTACTAACAGGGAAGGGTTGATGAAGAGGAACCTTGCGCTCGGCTTTTGGGATTCCGGGGACGGCGAGAGCACATTGCCATCCCTGAGTACCAGCTTATGTGTCAGAAGCCCTGGTGGGGTGGGGTACTGGGAACACCCTCATCCTCTCGCCAACACGCCTCCTTTCAGGAGGCAATCACTTTTATGCCTCGCAATTTAAAATCCACCGCAGCTCAATTTCCCTGAATCCCGGATTTCCTCCACCCCACACACCATCTTCAGTTGGGCCTGGCACCGAGAAACAAAGGTTCCCCAGCAGCAGTGCGGTTGAGATTCCCTGAGTCTCTCCTCCGCGGCGCAACACAGAAGGTAGAATAATTAGTGAAATAATCAGTTTGATACTGAATTAAGCCCTTTTGCCCCAGCTGCCTGTTTCTCCCTTGCTTTTCCGCAGACATTAGAGTCAAGAGTGGTGCCgtcttattttattgttttattaccGAAAAGGGGGAGGCACGTTTCATTGCGGAGAAGGAGAAGCATGAATATTCGCTGTTAATAAGCAATTACAGACGCGGCTTGTAATCGCTCCGGGAGCGCATTTTCCGGCTGAGATGTTGGGACTCTGCTTCCCCAACCGAACACGATCACACGGGAAACTCTTAGCCCACAACAGATGAGGCGGCCCGGGATTTCTTGAGCGCGCACACGCCAGTGCAGAATGGCTCGAAGCTTTCCAACCTAGGTTCAAACCACAGCAGCACAAACCAACATCGGCACGTCTGGGTTAGAGATTGAGACCGTCCGTAACACACACGGACGCTCCAGGGAATTTACCAGTTTTTCGGGGTTGTGAAAAACGGGGGCGTGAAAAGGTTTCAGGGTTAGGACACAGCCAGTGGGGAGGGAGCACGTTAAGCCGGGGCGGTGGCCCCTCAGGTCCTGGGCAGAGCAGCCCGGGAGCAGATCCCTGGAAAGCTGGCCCAGAGCGCACTCAGCTCAGCGCCCCTAGCATCTCGTCCTGCTAGTTGAGTTCGGGTTTGGCGTGGCTCTCTGCTCCGGATCACCCCACCATCCACTCCCACCTCCcggcttttgttttattttgaccCAGGGAAGTCTTGAAGAATTGAATTTTTCAAGTATTTCGTGCATTTGAAGACTTCATGATTTTCAAAGAGGAGATTCCGTGAGGGGGACGCGAGAACAGGAAAGGAAGGGGCTGAGCGCTTTGGGCAGCTTGGCGACGCAGCTTGGGTTTGGGGAACCTGGTTACGACTCGTGGGCTCCTCCACGTTAGGCTTGACCTGAGCTACAGGACGTTTGAGGGGGAAAGTAGGGGTAAGATGGAATCTTacagtatttggagatagggtggCTGAGGGTTTTGCGCTGTATCACAGAGAGAAAGCGGGCCTCTGTGTCCCTTCAAGTTGCTTTCGAGGCGGCCAGGGAAGCGCTGCGCGTGGCAAAGTGCCATAGCAGGCAACAGGCATCGTTCCGACCCACTCTGGCGCAAATAACGCGGGCCAGCTGTCCCCCGCGCCACATCAGAAAGGGTTGATTTTATTCCAGCCCTAGAGCAAGCTCTTGAAAGCGCGTGGGTTCATTCGGAGTGCTAcctaattattaaatatatacacgGCATGCGTGATAAAGATTAGTGTTGACTCTTGGGAAAGGAAATCGCAGTTTACATCTCCCCACCTCACCAGTATATCTATTATTTTACCCAAACTTTAACACATTTAACAGATGGGGAAATAAAGAGGAAttcaaagacaataaaaaatcGGGCTGCTCAAACCTCTCTGGGACCCGGAATTTGGGGAACATGGTAAACATCTACATGatttatattacattattaagttacaaattcttttttaacataataaaaagcaCTGTTTCAcctaaagctgattttttttctgacaacatagagataaagaaatctcattgAATGGTTTTCCTGTATTGATTGActaattacattattattattattattattattattattacacatGGAATATACTAGTCTAAATGCCTGGAGAGTTATAGATGAGCAAATCCATAATTTCCTCCTTGGAATGGATTTTCTTTTGCTGGCTCTATTTTACTTATAATCAgggaaagagacataaaaaatattttcatgta
This genomic interval carries:
- the EOMES gene encoding eomesodermin homolog isoform X1, translating into MQLGEQLLVSSVNLPGAHFYPLESARGGGSGSAGHLPGAAPSPQRLDLDKAPKKFPGSLSCETGSGEPTAASAGAPAAMLSDADAGDAFASAAAVAKPGPPDGRKGSPCGEEELPSAAAAAAAAAAAAATARYSMDSLSSERYYLQSPGPQGSELAAPCSLFPYQAAAGAPHGSVYPAPNGARYPYGSMLPPGGFPAAMCPPGRAQFGPGAGASSGAGAGGGGGAGGPGAYQYSQGAPLYGPYPGAAAAGSCGGLGGLGVPGSGFRAHVYLCNRPLWLKFHRHQTEMIITKQGRRMFPFLSFNINGLNPTAHYNVFVEVVLADPNHWRFQGGKWVTCGKADNNMQGNKMYVHPESPNTGSHWMRQEISFGKLKLTNNKGANNNNTQMIVLQSLHKYQPRLHIVEVTEEGVEDLNEPSKTQTFTFSETQFIAVTAYQNTDITQLKIDHNPFAKGFRDNYDSMYTASENDRLTPSPTDSPRSHQIVPGGRYGVQSFFPEPFVNTLPQARYYNGERTVPQTNGLLSPQQSEEVANPPQRWLVTPVQQPGTNKLDIGSYESEYTSSTLLPYGIKSLPLQTSHALGYYPDPTFPAMAGWGGRGSYQRKMAAGLPWTSRTSPPVFSEDQLSKEKVKEEISSSWIETPPSIKSLDSNDSGVYTSACKRRRLSPSTSSNENSPSIKCEDINAEEYSKDTSKGMGGYYAFYTTP
- the EOMES gene encoding eomesodermin homolog isoform X2, which codes for MQLGEQLLVSSVNLPGAHFYPLESARGGGSGSAGHLPGAAPSPQRLDLDKAPKKFPGSLSCETGSGEPTAASAGAPAAMLSDADAGDAFASAAAVAKPGPPDGRKGSPCGEEELPSAAAAAAAAAAAAATARYSMDSLSSERYYLQSPGPQGSELAAPCSLFPYQAAAGAPHGSVYPAPNGARYPYGSMLPPGGFPAAMCPPGRAQFGPGAGASSGAGAGGGGGAGGPGAYQYSQGAPLYGPYPGAAAAGSCGGLGGLGVPGSGFRAHVYLCNRPLWLKFHRHQTEMIITKQGRRMFPFLSFNINGLNPTAHYNVFVEVVLADPNHWRFQGGKWVTCGKADNNMQGNKMYVHPESPNTGSHWMRQEISFGKLKLTNNKGANNNNTQMIVLQSLHKYQPRLHIVEVTEEGVEDLNEPSKTQTFTFSETQFIAVTAYQNTDITQLKIDHNPFAKGFRDNYDSSHQIVPGGRYGVQSFFPEPFVNTLPQARYYNGERTVPQTNGLLSPQQSEEVANPPQRWLVTPVQQPGTNKLDIGSYESEYTSSTLLPYGIKSLPLQTSHALGYYPDPTFPAMAGWGGRGSYQRKMAAGLPWTSRTSPPVFSEDQLSKEKVKEEISSSWIETPPSIKSLDSNDSGVYTSACKRRRLSPSTSSNENSPSIKCEDINAEEYSKDTSKGMGGYYAFYTTP